The DNA segment GGCCACCTCGCGGCGGAGCGGCGCCGGCGCGCTGCCGTTGGTACAAGGGTGCCGGGCATGCGACCAGGGCCACCATCCCAGGCATCCCGCCTGCGGGCCCGCCGCCCCGCACGAACCACCCAACCATGCAGGGGGAGCCATGCCATGCTGCATAGCCTGAAGAACATCTGGCGCCTGGGCGTCAAGGAACTGTGGAGCCTGTGGCGCGACCCGGTGATGCTGGTGCTCATCGTCTACACCTTCACCGCCTCGGTCTACACCTCCGCCTCGGCCATGCCCGAGACCTTGCACCACGCGCCCATCGCCATCGTGGACCAGGACCAGTCGCCGCTGTCGGCCCGCATCAGTTCGGCCTTCTATCCGCCGCAGTTCATGCCGCCGCAGATGCTGGAATGGCAGCAGGTCGACCCCGGCATGGATGCCGGCCGCTTCACCTTTGCCCTGACCATTCCCCCCGGGTTCCAGCGCGACGTGCTGGCCGGCAAGAAGGCCGAGCTGCAGCTGAATGTGGACGCCACCCGCATGAGCCAGGCGTTTTCGGGCAGCGGCTACATCCAGCAGATCGTCACAGCCGAAATCACTGAATTCACCCAGCGCCACCGCTCGGCCAGCGCGCTGCCGGTGGACCTGGAGCTGCGTGCGCGCTTCAACCCATCGCTGAACAAGGTCTGGTTCGGCGGGCTGATGCAGATCATCAACAACGTGACCATGCTGTCCATCATCCTGACCGGCGCGGCCCTGATCCGCGAGCGCGAGCACGGCACCATCGAACACCTGCTGGTGATGCCCGTCACCCCCACCGAGATCATGCTGGCCAAGGTCTGGTCCATGGGGGCGGTGGTGCTGGTGGCGGCCGGGGTGTCGCTCAATCTGGTGGTGCGCGGCTTTTTGCAGGTGCCGATCGAAGGCAGCATTCCGCTGTTCATGGCCGGCGCGGCGCTGTGCCTGTTTGCCACCACGGCCATGGGCATCTTCATGGCCACGGTGGCGCGTTCCATGCCCCAGTTCGGCCTGCTGATGGTGCTGACCCTGCTGCCGCTGCAGCTGCTGTCCGGCGGCATGACCCCACGTGAATCCATGCCCCAGCTGGTGCAGGACATCATGCTGCTGGCGCCCACCACGCACTTTGTGGAGCTGGGCCAGGCCATCCTCTACCGCGGCGCGGGCCTGGACGTGGTGTGGAAGCCGTTTGCCGCACTGGCCGTGATCGGCGCTGCCCTGTTCGCCCTGTCCCTCGCGCGTTTTCGAAAGACCATCAGCCAGATGGCCTGACCCGCTAGGCCGCCTTAGGGCGCCTTGCCGGAGCGCATCAGGTGCAGCGCCAGCGCATGGTAGGCCGGCAGCGAGGTGGCGTCGTTGGCCGCATTGCCGGCCACCGGGTGTGATGCAAACCGCGCAATCACCATCTCGGCCTGGGGATCGATGTAGAGGGTCTGGCCGTGCACGCCGCGCGCGGCAAAGGCACCGTGGGCGTTGTGCGTCACCCACCACATGTTCCGGTACGACCAGCCGGGCAGCTGGCGGTAGCCGGCCTGCGCAAAATCGGCCGGATTGCCGCCGCGGCGGATGTCGGCCACCGCAGCGGCCGGCAGAATGCGCCGGCCCTGGAACACCCCGCCATTGCGCAGCATCTCTCCGAACCGTGCCATGTCGCGCAGGCCCAGGTTCAGGCCGCCGCCGGCAAAAGGCGTACCGGTGGCATCCACCGTCATATAGGCATCCTGCTCGGTGCCCAGCCGGCTCCATATGCGGTCGGACAGCAGCTCGGCCACCGACTGCCCGGACACCCGCGCCAGCACCCAGCCCAGGGCATCGGTATTGGCCGTGCGGTAGCCAAAGGCCGCGCCATGCGTGCCCAGCGGCTGCACCGTCTGCAGAAACTCGTAATAGCTGCGCGGGCCGTTGTAGTCCGCCGGCTTGGGCAGCGGGTTGCCTGCGGCCGCATGGGCCCAGACTTCGGCCTTGGGATCGGCATAGTCTTCGCTGAAGCGGATGCCGGTGGTCATGTCCATCACCTGGCGCACGGTGGCGCTGCCGAAGGCGGAAGCCGCCAGCTCCGGCACATAGTCGGCCACGCGGCGTGCCGGGTCCAGCCGGCCTTCGGCCACCAGCATGGCGGCCAGCGTGCCCACGAACGACTTGGTCACCGACATGGCCGCATGCTGGCCCTGGGGCTGCAGCGCGCCGAAGTAGCGCTCGTACACCACGCGGCCGCGGTGCAGCACCACGATCCCGTCGGTGTAATTGGCGGCCAGCGACTGCTCCCAGCTCATGGGCTGGTCGGACCTCAGGGGCAGGAACTGCAGCGCATCAATATCACGGCGCAACGCACGCGGCAGCGCCACAGGGGCTCCCAGCCCGCGCGACACACTCACCGTGGGCATCAGCTGGCGAAAATGGGCCACGCTCCAGCGCAGTGCCGGAAAGCGGAAGTACGAACCATCGTCAAAACGCAGCACGCGGTCGGCAGGCGGCGGCGACCCCACCATCCACCCCATGCGGACCGGGTCACTGGCCGCGGCATCGGGGTAGGCGGTCTGGACCTGGGCCTGCACCCCGGCCGATGCCAGAAGCAGCCATGCACAGGCGACGGAGGAAACACGGTGTGGCAATGTCATGGCAGCAGGCTTTCAGAATACGGTGCCCCACAGCACCTCCCTGCATGCTGCCAGAACCTGCCGTCTACCGCCCCGGCAACACCCTTCGGCTCCGCACCCAGGCGAACCGCGAGACCGGCGCCCAGGCAGTGCTCAGCGCTGCACGCCCCATTTGCGCACCGTCAGGCGCTCCAGCGTGTGAAAGCCCAGGGTCTCCACCAGCAGGCCGATGGCGATCACGGTGAGCAGGCCGGCAAACACCTTGTCGGTGTAGAGCTCGTTGCGGTTCTGGAAGATGTACCAGCCCAGCCCGCCTTTGCCGGAGGAGGCACCGAACACCAGCTCGGCAGCAATCAGCGTGCGCCAGGCAAAGGCCCAGGCGATCTTCAGGCCCGACAGAATCGACGGCAGCGCGGCCGGAATCAGGATCTGCAGCACATAGCGCACACCGGACAGACCGTAGTTGCGCCCCGCCATGCGCAGCGTCTCGGGCACGGCCTGGAAGCCGGCATAGGTGTTCAGCGCCAGCGGCCACAGCACCGAATGCACCAGCACGAACAGCAGGCTGCCCTGGCCCAGACCGAACCACAGCAGCGCCAGCGGCAGCAACGCAATCGCAGGCAGCGGGTTGAACATGCTGGTCAGCGTGGTCAGCAGATCGCGCCCCAGCTGGGTGGACACCGCCAGCGTGGTCAGCACCAGCGCACCGACAATGCCCAGGGCATAGCCCTGCACCAGCACCACCAGCGAAGCCACGGCCTTGCCCAGCAGTTCGCCGCTGGCCCAGCCTTCCACCAGAGCGCGCACCGTGGCGGTGAACGTGGGCAGCAGCAGATCGTTGTCCTGCCACAGCGCCAGCGCCTGCCACAGCGCTGCCAGCACGGCCAGGATCAGCCCCCGGCGCACGGCGGCCAGTCCCCACAGCCGGGCAAACCAGGACAGGGGCTGGGTGGGTGCGACCGTGCCCAGAGGCTCCAGCGCGCGTTCGTATTCCGGGCGCACCGGCGGCTGGGTGGCCGCCTGGGGGTTGAGGTCCGGGATGGCGGTGATCGTGCTCATGGCGTGCTCACAGGCTGACGGGCATGGTGGCCCAGGTGGGTTGCAGGCCGTCCGCCAGATCGCGCGCCTCCCGCACGGGCGGGGCCGCCGACGGCGGCTGCGCACCGGGGGCAGCGGGCGAAGCGGCCACGGGCGGCGCCTCGAACAGCAGGCGGTGGATGCGCTGGGCCGTGGCCTGGAAGGCTTCGCTGCCCTGGCTGGCCAGATCGAAGGCATGGCTGTTGACCTCGGCCCGCACCCGACCCGGATGGGGCGAGAGGATGGCAATCCGGTTGCCCACCACCAGCGCCTCTTCGATCGAGTGGGTGACAAACACCAGCGTGAATCGGAACTCCTCCCACAGCGCCAGCAGCTCCTCCTGCATGCGGCGGCGGGTCAGCGCATCCAGCGCGGCAAACGGCTCGTCCATCAGCAGCACGCGCGGCTGCATGGCCAGCGCACGGGCAATGGCCACGCGCTGCTTCATGCCTCCGGACAGCTGGTGCGGGTGCGCGTCGGCAAACTGCGTCAGGCCCACCTTGGCGATCACGGCATCGGCGCGCTCGCGTGCCGCTGCGCGTGGCAGCTGACCGGAGGCCAGCAGCGGGAACATCACGTTCTCGCGCACCGTCTTCCAGGGCGGCAGCTGGTCAAACTCCTGGAACACCACCACCCGGTCCGGGCCAGGTCCGTGCACCGGCTGGCCGTCCAGCAGGATCTGCCCTTCGGCCGGGGTGATGAAGCCGCCCAGCGCCTTGAGCAGGCTGCTCTTGCCGCAGCCCGAAGCGCCCAGCAGCACAAAGCGGTCGCCTTCGAACACGTCCAGGCTGACCCGGTGCGTGGCCCGCACCTGCTGCCGCGCCGTGGCGTAGACCAGGCTCACATCCTGCACCTGCAGCAGCGGCTGGGTGCCGTGCTCTGCGTGCGCCGACGCTTCGCCTGCGGCAGCGGCGGCAGGTGCAGCCGTCTCCTGCCCCACCGCCGTTCTGTGCACCGGCGCCGCGTGGGTCGGCCACGGCATGACGGCGGCGGGTACCGCTGCGGCTTCGGCCAGATCGGTGTGCCAATGGCCCCCGGCCATCAGCCCGGCGGGGCCTTCCCATTCGGCTGCCAGTTGCTGCCAGAAGCGCTGGCGCACCGCTGCAAAGCGTGTCATCGTCATTTCTCCCAAGCGGAAAACCGGCGCCGCGTCAGTTGCCGCCCGCCACGCGGGGATCGTCAAAGAAGTAATCCGACAGCTGTGCCGGCGTGGCCTTGATGGCCCCCACACGCTGCAGGAACTGGCCCAGCGCCAGCGTGCGCTGCGGCTGCACGGTGAACTGCACCTGCGGGCTGCGGATGACGTCCAGCACCAGCTTGCGGTCCTGCTTGCCGCCAGTGACCTTCAGGTAGATGTCGGCCGCCTGCTCCGGGTTCTTCTGCACGAACTGCGCCGCCTCGTGCAGTGCATCCAGGAAGGCACGGTAGGTCTTGGGGCTGTCGTTGCGGAACTTCTCGGTGGCGTAGAGCACGGTGGATGAGGCCGGTCCGCCCTGCACGTCGTACGAGTTCAGCACCACGCGCGCCTGTGGGTTGGCGGCCAGCTCCTGCTCCTGGAACGGCGGGTTGCCGAAGTGGGCGGTGATTTCCGTGCCGCCCTTGATGATGGCCGCGGCTGCCTCGGGGTGGGGAATGGCTACCTGCAACCGGTCCAGCCTGTTGTACTGTGCGTCGCCCCATTGCTTGGCCGATGCCAGTTGCAGAATGCGCGACTGCACCGACACGCCCACCGCCGGCAGCGCAATGCGGTCCTTGTCGCTGAAATCGGCAATGGTCTTGACGGCCGGGTTGTTGCTCACCAGCAGGTAGGGGAAGTTGCCCAGCGAGGCCACGCCCTTGACGTTCTGCTTGCCCTTGGTGCGGTCCCACAGCGTGAACAGCGGGCCCACGCCGGCGCCGGCGATGTCCACATTGCCGGACAGCAGGGCATCGTTGATGGCTGCGCCGCCGGAAAGCTGCAGAAAGTCCACCTTGATGTCCACGCCCCGGCTCTTGCCGTGCTTTTCGATCAGCTTCTGCTCCTGCGCCACGTTCAGCAGCAGGTAGACGATGCCGAACTGCTGGGCAATGCGCAGCTGGCCTTCCTTGGCATGGGCGGCAGGTGCGGCCATGGCGGCGGCCAGCACCGCAGTGGCGGCCAGGGTGCCGGTCACGGAACGGCGCAGCGCGGGGAGGTGAAAGAATTTTTTCATGGTGAAAGTGAAGTCCAGACGGAGGCTGCGGAGCAGTGTTAGCAGCAGCAACACCTGCTCCTGCAGCGTCAAAGCAACCCGTTCACGCCACGCAATGGCGCAGCATGGGCGGTGGAATCAAGAGTGCTCCCCGGCGGTGCGGCATCTGCAGCGTTGCGGGGCAGCACAGGCAGTGCGCGGCATCAGGCCACGGGCGTATCGCCTTCCACCGTGGTGCGGTAGAGCTTGCGGCGCAGGTGTTCCGGTGTGCCGCTGGCCAGGTGCAGCACCGAACGGTTGTCCCAGAACACCAGGTCGTGCGGCTGCCACTGGTGGCGGTAGACAAACTGCGGCTGCACGCTGTGGGCAAACAGCTGGTCCAGCAGATCGCGGCTTTCGTCATCCGTCAGGCCCAGCACGCGGCTGGTGAAATGCTCGCTGACGAACAGTGCCTTGCGGCCATTGCCGGGATGGGTGTGGACCACGGGGTGGACGGCCGGCTTGACCTCATCGACCTGCGCCTGCGTCAGCGCCGGGCGCCAGGGGCTCTTGGCGCGCAGCGTTTCGTAGTGCAGCAGGTAGCTGTGTTCGGCCTGCAGCCCCTCCAGGCGCTGCTTGACGGCCTGCGGCAGCGCGTCATAGGCGGCATGCTGGTCCGCAAACAGGGTGTCCCCCCCTTCGCTGGGCAGTTCCTGCGCGTGCAGCAGGCTACCCAGAGAAGGCTTTTCCTTGTACGACAGATCGGAATGCCACAGCTGCCCGGCATCGCCCAGCCCCTCCGGCTGGCCCTGGGCATCACGGATGTTGGAGACCTGCAGGATTTCGGGGTGGCCCGCCAGCTGGAACTGGCGCAGCACATGGATCTGCAGCGGGCCCCAGCGGCGGCTGAAATCCACCTGCTGGGCCGGGGTGATGCGCTGGTCGCGGAACACCAGCACATGGTGCTGCCAGTGCGCCTGCTGCAGGCGTTCGAAGTCGGCATCCGACAGCGGACGGGACAGGTCCAGCCCGACCACTTCCGCCCCCAGATTGCCTGCGGCACCCGGGGCCGGCCGGATCACAAAATCCTGCGGCGGCACAGCCGCCTCCTGCAGGCGGGAGGGACGGGAGAAATCGTAGGTGGCGAGGACGGCAGACATGGCGGGCTTCCTTTTTCTGGCGGTCGGATGACGTTGGAAGCCAGTCTAGAAAGCCGCCTTCATTCTGAAAACGAATAAATTTCGACTTACTTATGAACAAATCATCTTTATATGCCACAGCGCCCGCCGCCCGCAGACCCGGGCGGCCTCAGCCCAGCGCGACCTGGGTCGCCCCGGCATCGGACAGCCGCCACAGCAGCTCTTCCAGCGCCTCGGCCGGGGCAGAGCCCAGGTCGACCGCACTGCGCCAGCCTTCGCCGGCCGGCTGCAGGTCCGACAGAAAGTGCAGCACGCCATACAGGCCATCGGCCGCCAGGGCGTTCTGGTCTTCGGCGTCGAACCCCTGCCAGAACCAGTCCTGGAGCGTATGCGCCACCCGGTCCCGGCCCAGGCCCTGCACCTCCAACTGCAGCCAGTCCCAGGTGAACGGCACCATGGTCACGGCTGTGCCAGCCAGTTGCAGCTGCACCGGATCGAACTGCAGACGGCTGCGCGCATCCACGGTCAGGCTGTTGCCGTCCTGCTGCACGATGGCATCCAAGCGGCAAGGCAGGCCCAGTTCCCCTTCGGTGGCCAGCGCACCGTCCGCCGTGCGCAAGGCCGGCTCCACATGGCAGGCCTGCTGCTGCACGGCCTGGGACAGGGTGTCGGTATAGGCGCCGCGCACGGCCTCCAGAAGTTCGCTGAATGTCATGGTGAAGTTTGCACACAGCCCCGCCCCATGGGCGGGAGCTGTCAGAGAGAAGGACGGCCGATCGTAACCCCGTGCAGCACGGCCACCGTGGGTCACCGCGGGCCACCGCGCGCACGCGGGGACCGCCTGGTGCCGTCCCTGCAGGCTGCGTCAGAACTTCATGTCGGCGCGCAACCACCAGGTGCGACCGGTCTCGTTGATGCGCGTGTTGCCGGGCAGACCGAAGCCGGCATTGCCCGCCAGGTTCAGGTGCTCGGCATAGGCCTTGTCGAACAGGTTGTCCACGCCCAGCAGCAGCTTGAGCTGGGGGTTCACGCGGTAGCTGGTGTTGAGCGACAGCACGCCGAAGCCGGCACTGGCCCCCAGATCCTGCCCCACCACATTACCCTGCCCCTGTGCCACGCGGTGCTGGGCCGCCACCAGGCGCCACAGCGCCCCGGCGGTCCAGGGACCCTGGGCATAGTCCAGCCCCAGGCGCAGCTCCACCGGCGGCGTCTGCGGCAGTGGCCGGCCATCGCTGCGGTTCTGCGCCCAGGTGCCGGCCAGCGTGGCCTGCGCCGCCCAGGCGGTGCTCAGCTGGCGGCTGCCCCCCAGCTCCAGACCGGCACGGCGTGCGTCGACGTTGCGCACATTGGAGGCCATGCCCACATAGTCGAACAGGATGTAGTCCTGCACCACGGCGGCATAGCCCGATGCCCAGGCCTGCCAGCCCTCGCCCTTCCACTGCCCGCCCACATCCAGCTGGGTGGTTCTTTCCGGCTTCAGGCTGGCAAAGGCATTGCCTGCCGTGGCGGCGCTGTTGCTGGGCGAGATCAGTTCCCAGTAATCCGGAAAGCGCTGCACATGGCCCAGGCCGGCATAGACCGTGGCGCCGGACGCCAGTTGCTGCTCCCAGCGCACAAACCCGCTGGGCATGGCGCTGCGGTCGCGGTCGTTGTCGGCCGTGGCAGCGGCCATACCGCCCATGCCCCCCATTCCACCCATGCCGCTGCTGCTGGTGGGATAGCGCCAGGCCTCGGACTGGTCCAGGCGCAGCCCGCCCACCCAGCGCGTGCGCTCGCTGGCCTGCCAGCCCAGCTCGGCAAACCAGCCCCAGTTGGCGAACTTGGCATCCCGCGTCCATGCCTGGGTGTCGTAGGACAGGCTGGGCGTGCCGCTGCGCTTGTCGTGCGGGCTGCGCTGGGCGTCAAAACCGGTGACCAGCTGCCAACCGTCAGCCGGCAGCAGCGTCGCCGCCACCCGGCCTCCGGTGGTGGTGCGGCGCACATTGCTGGCCATGCCGCCCGCCATCATGCCGGTGGTGGGGGCCGTGCGCAGCGTGTAGTTGTCCATCACGTGGTCGGCCTGGTTGCGGTAGACCTGGGCCTCCAGCTTGGCCAGCCAGGGCGTGAGGTGCTGCTTTTCAAAGCGCAGGCCCCAGCTGTCGCGGCGGAACTGTGTGCCGTCCATGCTGCGGCCGCCGTAGCGTGCTTCACCATCGCCCGCGCCGGCGCTCAGCTCCAGCAGGGTGTGGGCGTCGGGGGTGAAACCCACGGCCACATCGGTATTCCATTTGTCCCAGCCGGAAGGCACGCGGCGGCCGTTGCCGTCCTTGTAATCCTGCCCATGGGAATGGTTGGCGGTGGCACGCAGATAGACCTGGGCGTTGCCGGCCTCCAGGTCCACGGTC comes from the Comamonas terrigena NBRC 13299 genome and includes:
- a CDS encoding ABC transporter permease — protein: MLHSLKNIWRLGVKELWSLWRDPVMLVLIVYTFTASVYTSASAMPETLHHAPIAIVDQDQSPLSARISSAFYPPQFMPPQMLEWQQVDPGMDAGRFTFALTIPPGFQRDVLAGKKAELQLNVDATRMSQAFSGSGYIQQIVTAEITEFTQRHRSASALPVDLELRARFNPSLNKVWFGGLMQIINNVTMLSIILTGAALIREREHGTIEHLLVMPVTPTEIMLAKVWSMGAVVLVAAGVSLNLVVRGFLQVPIEGSIPLFMAGAALCLFATTAMGIFMATVARSMPQFGLLMVLTLLPLQLLSGGMTPRESMPQLVQDIMLLAPTTHFVELGQAILYRGAGLDVVWKPFAALAVIGAALFALSLARFRKTISQMA
- a CDS encoding serine hydrolase domain-containing protein; amino-acid sequence: MTLPHRVSSVACAWLLLASAGVQAQVQTAYPDAAASDPVRMGWMVGSPPPADRVLRFDDGSYFRFPALRWSVAHFRQLMPTVSVSRGLGAPVALPRALRRDIDALQFLPLRSDQPMSWEQSLAANYTDGIVVLHRGRVVYERYFGALQPQGQHAAMSVTKSFVGTLAAMLVAEGRLDPARRVADYVPELAASAFGSATVRQVMDMTTGIRFSEDYADPKAEVWAHAAAGNPLPKPADYNGPRSYYEFLQTVQPLGTHGAAFGYRTANTDALGWVLARVSGQSVAELLSDRIWSRLGTEQDAYMTVDATGTPFAGGGLNLGLRDMARFGEMLRNGGVFQGRRILPAAAVADIRRGGNPADFAQAGYRQLPGWSYRNMWWVTHNAHGAFAARGVHGQTLYIDPQAEMVIARFASHPVAGNAANDATSLPAYHALALHLMRSGKAP
- a CDS encoding ABC transporter permease; protein product: MSTITAIPDLNPQAATQPPVRPEYERALEPLGTVAPTQPLSWFARLWGLAAVRRGLILAVLAALWQALALWQDNDLLLPTFTATVRALVEGWASGELLGKAVASLVVLVQGYALGIVGALVLTTLAVSTQLGRDLLTTLTSMFNPLPAIALLPLALLWFGLGQGSLLFVLVHSVLWPLALNTYAGFQAVPETLRMAGRNYGLSGVRYVLQILIPAALPSILSGLKIAWAFAWRTLIAAELVFGASSGKGGLGWYIFQNRNELYTDKVFAGLLTVIAIGLLVETLGFHTLERLTVRKWGVQR
- a CDS encoding ABC transporter ATP-binding protein; the protein is MPWPTHAAPVHRTAVGQETAAPAAAAAGEASAHAEHGTQPLLQVQDVSLVYATARQQVRATHRVSLDVFEGDRFVLLGASGCGKSSLLKALGGFITPAEGQILLDGQPVHGPGPDRVVVFQEFDQLPPWKTVRENVMFPLLASGQLPRAAARERADAVIAKVGLTQFADAHPHQLSGGMKQRVAIARALAMQPRVLLMDEPFAALDALTRRRMQEELLALWEEFRFTLVFVTHSIEEALVVGNRIAILSPHPGRVRAEVNSHAFDLASQGSEAFQATAQRIHRLLFEAPPVAASPAAPGAQPPSAAPPVREARDLADGLQPTWATMPVSL
- a CDS encoding ABC transporter substrate-binding protein, giving the protein MKKFFHLPALRRSVTGTLAATAVLAAAMAAPAAHAKEGQLRIAQQFGIVYLLLNVAQEQKLIEKHGKSRGVDIKVDFLQLSGGAAINDALLSGNVDIAGAGVGPLFTLWDRTKGKQNVKGVASLGNFPYLLVSNNPAVKTIADFSDKDRIALPAVGVSVQSRILQLASAKQWGDAQYNRLDRLQVAIPHPEAAAAIIKGGTEITAHFGNPPFQEQELAANPQARVVLNSYDVQGGPASSTVLYATEKFRNDSPKTYRAFLDALHEAAQFVQKNPEQAADIYLKVTGGKQDRKLVLDVIRSPQVQFTVQPQRTLALGQFLQRVGAIKATPAQLSDYFFDDPRVAGGN
- a CDS encoding TauD/TfdA dioxygenase family protein, encoding MSAVLATYDFSRPSRLQEAAVPPQDFVIRPAPGAAGNLGAEVVGLDLSRPLSDADFERLQQAHWQHHVLVFRDQRITPAQQVDFSRRWGPLQIHVLRQFQLAGHPEILQVSNIRDAQGQPEGLGDAGQLWHSDLSYKEKPSLGSLLHAQELPSEGGDTLFADQHAAYDALPQAVKQRLEGLQAEHSYLLHYETLRAKSPWRPALTQAQVDEVKPAVHPVVHTHPGNGRKALFVSEHFTSRVLGLTDDESRDLLDQLFAHSVQPQFVYRHQWQPHDLVFWDNRSVLHLASGTPEHLRRKLYRTTVEGDTPVA
- a CDS encoding TonB-dependent copper receptor, which encodes MPTYSVFPRAAAARAPQFRFRWSPCALVCVLAGLPAIGISSAAVAANANASDTAQATPDAPGRALGEVVVTAVHDHSPVQVVADPKQPRQPIPASDAADYLKTIPGFSAVRSGGSNSDPVFRGQFGSRLPLLTNGTNLIGACPARMDAPSSYISPETYDQLTVVKGPQTVVWGPGASAGVVRFDRLPPEFTEPGARLSASLLGASGGRNDQTVDLEAGNAQVYLRATANHSHGQDYKDGNGRRVPSGWDKWNTDVAVGFTPDAHTLLELSAGAGDGEARYGGRSMDGTQFRRDSWGLRFEKQHLTPWLAKLEAQVYRNQADHVMDNYTLRTAPTTGMMAGGMASNVRRTTTGGRVAATLLPADGWQLVTGFDAQRSPHDKRSGTPSLSYDTQAWTRDAKFANWGWFAELGWQASERTRWVGGLRLDQSEAWRYPTSSSGMGGMGGMGGMAAATADNDRDRSAMPSGFVRWEQQLASGATVYAGLGHVQRFPDYWELISPSNSAATAGNAFASLKPERTTQLDVGGQWKGEGWQAWASGYAAVVQDYILFDYVGMASNVRNVDARRAGLELGGSRQLSTAWAAQATLAGTWAQNRSDGRPLPQTPPVELRLGLDYAQGPWTAGALWRLVAAQHRVAQGQGNVVGQDLGASAGFGVLSLNTSYRVNPQLKLLLGVDNLFDKAYAEHLNLAGNAGFGLPGNTRINETGRTWWLRADMKF